Proteins encoded together in one Impatiens glandulifera chromosome 1, dImpGla2.1, whole genome shotgun sequence window:
- the LOC124918969 gene encoding eukaryotic translation initiation factor 4G: protein MSFNQSRAEKTDSAQFKKSGRSGNSGHQWNYSNVKGGGGGGGGTGTGHPPSSVNPSYSNNRSYNKKSNNAQGAQPRAGTGSVNLESENRSLVRPLQNGAHPVPTLQGTANAPIGGGGGGVPTKSTAETLSQTNTGGVTNAQLPQSVPRKSEAPAPNTPAKATGDASRGFPLQFGSISPGFVNIPARTSSAPPNLDEQKHDQARHAVRPGMNYPVPSVPKPQQTPRKAVTNVNQSNIDDSHQYPKAKRGVQVSATPPMPQPQKATTVHPMSGVPMPMAYHQPQVAVQFGGPSSLIQSQPPMPMQMPMQMQMGNPPQLQQQVFLQPHPMAHQGLMHQGQGLNFTPQMNPQLAPQLGNLGIGMGSHFSPQQAGKFGGHRKPVKITHPDTREELRLDESLGPKSHSNTPQTLPTTTSVMPVHSVNYYHPGSYPSGPLTNNQINPGSQLPRFGYPILQGTQSVAFTNPHSHKNSHQMHGITEQSVFDHSRDVQNILSSAPSASPQVTVSRPSGVLLHAVKVEAPTTFVEKAGFPKFSQQASEANSIHSQREVVAHPESSLLLPKPGLDMKLSSLPGTVKQQTKGTSSISIQEPASAAVSDECRIAEVVNRSDPPKNLQNEQSKGGPPSTHQVSTQSTSMSDLSSQTSLQIDSIDNHVSEETDVKQVNASTSTSSSEPQKLLNTDIKEQTVVGMKEESKPDDRKISDISPDLVSPSEVASQSEHQNAKNIAAKTSEVEIQEPEEKSEKHINDKLEISSSGLANTDGDSSSDILSTNDETSLSDATPTLTKPLSLSAEIPLVSSTTPVSEPSLKPVAELTRTKSMISKNKKKRKEYLLRADAGGASSDLYNAYKKTEEKKDTTAASDNLESMPSDPNEVVADDPQTDIISSERSGNSKFEPDDWEDAADISTPKLEGEVDSKHADDDTITGKKYSRDFLLTLSEHHTDLPKGFKISPEISEAVMCLNVNNSREQYPNFREPYRSDGRVGGMGEDDKWRLPSPGVSGRNPRMDNYNNRPGQGGNYGVLNNPRSPAGPYGGAIQTGPIRNNADSDRWQRSSSFQKGLIPSPQTPMQVMHKAEKRYEINKISDEEQGKQRRLKAILNKLTPQNFDKLFQQVKDVNIDNGNTLDGVIAQIFDKALMEPTFCEMYANFCSHLAAELPDFNEDNEKITFKRLLLNKCQEEFERGEREQEEADKADEEGVEKLSDEEREEKRLKARRRMLGNIRLIGELYKKKMLTEKIMHACIKKLLGQYQNPDEEDIECLCKLMSTIGEMIDHQKAKEHIDAYFDMMGNLSNNMKLSSRVRFMLKDSIDLRKNKWQERRKVEGPKKIDEVHRDAAQERQVQASRLSSRGPNINPNSVRARQTTDFGQRGQPPPMMSPNNQMGGFRGPPQRGYVNLDIRRDERQQYENRTLTTLPQRPMGENSITLGPQGGLARGMASSRGQNNIPSTDMPNVGGGGGGHRRVVGGDLNGYNHPTQDRIHVPTYDQNINHGGNRDFLGMDRGATRPLQEHGQGSSSLPNVHSEKRLQDMSIAAIKEFYSAKDLNEVVQCIKDLNAPSFHPNMISIWVTDSFERKDGERDLLSKLIIDLARLQERVLIQEDLLNGFDEVLLSLEESVNDAPKAAEFLGRLMGKMVIENLVSLSDMGQLVLKGGEVPGRLVEIGLAAEVVATVMETIDSLKGEAVLNDIRTRSNLKLENFLSRDPKKSHRLNKFI from the exons ATGTCCTTCAATCAATCAAGGGCTGAGAAGACCGACTCGGCACAATTTAAAAAATCGGGTCGATCTGGTAACTCAGGACATCAATGGAACTATTCAAACGTTAAaggcggaggaggaggaggaggaggaaccggCACCGGCCATCCACCGTCTTCTGTCAATCCATCGTATTCTAATAACAGAAG CTATAATAAGAAGTCTAACAATGCACAAGGAGCTCAACCTAGGGCTGGCACTGGTAGTGTCAATTTAGAATCTGAAAATCGTTCTCTGGTTCGTCCTCTACAGAATGGGGCACATCCGGTACCAACACTACAGG GAACTGCTAATGCTCCaattggaggaggaggaggaggtgtTCCCACCAAATCAACAGCTGAAACGCTATCCCAGACTAATACAGGGGGAGTTACAAATGCTCAATTGCCTCAATCTGTTCCTAGAAAGTCAGAGGCACCAGCCCCCAATACTCCTGCAAAAG ccACAGGAGATGCATCAAGGGGGTTTCCTCTTCAATTTGGTTCCATAAGCCCTGGTTTTGTGAAT ATACCTGCACGAACCAGCTCAGCACCTCCAAATCTGGATGAACAGAAACACGACCAA GCTCGGCATGCTGTAAGACCTGGGATGAACTATCCTGTTCCTTCTGTTCCTAAGCCACAACAAACTCCTAGGAAAGCTGTAACAAATGTTAATCAATCGAACATTGATGATTCTCATCAATACCCCAAGGCCAAAAGAGGTGTTCAAGTTTCAGCTACACCTCCTATGCCCCAGCCTCAGAAGGCTACTACTGTACATCCTATGTCAGGTGTTCCCATGCCAATGGCATACCATCAGCCTCAAGTAGCAGTTCAATTCGGTGGGCCCAGTTCATTAATTCAGTCACAGCCTCCAATGCCAATGCAAATGCCTATGCAAATGCAAATGGGAAATCCTCCTCAACTTCAGCAGCAGGTGTTTCTTCAACCTCATCCAATGGCACACCAGGGATTAATGCATCAAGGGCAGGGCTTAAATTTTACCCCACAAATGAATCCCCAACTAGCTCCTCAGTTGGGAAACTTAGGAATTGGTATGGGTTCACACTTCTCACCACAACAGGCAGGAAAATTCGGTGGCCATCGTAAACCTGTAAAGATTACTCATCCCGATACTCGTGAAGAGTTGAGGCTTGACGAGTCATTGGGCCCAAAGTCACATTCAAATACACCGCAAACTCTACCCACTACTACATCTGTTATGCCTGTTCATTCGGTCAATTACTACCACCCTGGTTCTTACCCTTCTGGTCCTTTGACTAATAACCAAATAAATCCCGGTTCCCAATTGCCAAGGTTTGGCTATCCCATTCTTCAGGGTACGCAATCGGTTGCTTTCACAAACCCCCATTCTCATAAGAACAGTCATCAAATGCATGGAATTACTGAACAGTCTGTTTTTGATCATTCACGTGatgttcaaaatatattatcttcagCACCATCAGCCTCTCCCCAGGTGACTGTTAGTAGACCTAGTGGCGTTTTGCTTCATGCTGTTAAAGTTGAGGCCCCCACAACTTTTGTTGAAAAAGCTGGATTTCCAAAATTCTCTCAACAAGCTAGTGAAGCGAACTCGATTCATTCTCAAAGGGAGGTAGTTGCTCATCCAGAGAGTTCTTTACTGCTGCCAAAGCCTGGTCTAGATATGAAATTATCTTCATTACCTGGGACTGTTAAGCAACAAACTAAGGGAACATCTTCGATTTCCATTCAAGAACCTGCATCTGCTGCGGTCAGTGATGAATGCAGAATAGCAGAAGTAGTTAATAGGTCCGACCCTCCTAAGAATCTGCAAAATGAACAAAGCAAGGGAGGGCCACCCTCAACACATCAG GTTTCAACTCAATCTACCTCTATGTCAGATTTATCTTCCCAAACTTCACTTCAAATCGATTCCATTGATAATCATGTATCTGAAGAAACAGATGTGAAACAAGTTAATGCTTCAACCAGTACAAGCTCGTCTGAACCGCAAAAGCTTCTTAATACAGACATTAAAGAACAAACTGTAGTAGGGATGAAGGAAGAGTCTAAGCCAGATGATAGAAAAATTTCTGACATATCTCCAGATCTTGTTTCTCCATCAGAAGTAGCTAGTCAATCTGAACATCAAAATGCTAAGAACATAGCTGCTAAAACCAGTGAGGTTGAAATCCAAGAACCCGAAGAGAAATCAGAAAAGCATATTAATGATAAACTAGAGATATCAAGTTCTGGATTGGCAAATACTGACGGTGATTCTTCAAGTGATATTTTATCTACAAATGACGAGACTTCACTTTCAGATGCCACACCAACACTTACAAAGCCTCTTTCCTTGAGTGCAGAGATACCCCTGGTTTCATCTACTACACCAGTTTCAGAACCGAGCTTAAAGCCTGTTGCAGAATTGACTAGAACCAAAAGTATGATCTCCAAGaacaaaaagaagagaaaagagTATCTCCTAAGAGCAGATGCTGGTGGTGCATCAAGCGATCTTTATAATGCATATAAGAAAACTGAGGAAAAGAAAGATACAACTGCCGCTTCAGATAATTTAGAAAGTATGCCTTCAGATCCAAACGAGGTTGTAGCTGACGATCCTCAAACTGATATAATATCAAGTGAAAGGAGTGGAAATAGTAAATTCGAGCCAGATGATTGGGAAGATGCTGCTGATATATCAACCCCAAAGTTAGAAGGGGAAGTTGACAGTAAACATGCCGATGATGATACAATCACGGGTAAAAAGTATTCTAGGGATTTCCTGTTGACATTATCAGAACATCACACTGATCTGCCCAAAGGCTTTAAAATAAGTCCCGAAATATCAGAGGCCGTGATGTGTTTGAATGTGAACAACTCTCGCGAACAATACCCCAATTTTCGCGAACCATATCGATCAGATGGTCGTGTTGGTGGCATGGGCGAGGATGACAAGTGGCGGTTACCCAGTCCTGGTGTCTCAGGTCGAAATCCTCGAATGGATAATTATAACAATCGTCCTGGCCAAGGCGGAAATTATGGTGTTTTAAATAACCCACGTTCACCAGCCGGTCCTTATGGTGGAGCAATCCAAACAGGGCCTATACGAAATAATGCAGATTCAGACAGGTGGCAGCGCTCATCTTCGTTTCAGAAAGGCTTAATTCCTTCTCCGCAGACTCCAATGCAGGTTATGCACAAGGCCGAGAAGAGATATGAAATCAATAAGATATCAGACGAGGAACAAGGCAAACAGAGACGGTTGAAAGCAATTCTAAACAAGTTGACTCCGCAGAACTTCGATAAACTCTTTCAGCAAGTTAAAGATGTCAACATCGACAACGGAAACACTCTCGATGGCGTGATAGCGCAGATCTTTGATAAAGCGCTCATGGAACCGACTTTCTGCGAAATGTATGCAAATTTTTGCTCTCATCTTGCCGCGGAATTGCCTGATTTCAATGAAGATAACGAAAAGATCACTTTCAAGAGGCTTCTTCTGAACAAATGCCAGGAGGAATTCGAAAGAGGCGAACGTGAACAAGAGGAAGCCGACAAAGCTGATGAAGAAGGTGTGGAAAAGCTATCTGATGAAGAACGAGAGGAAAAGAGACTCAAGGCGAGAAGACGAATGCTGGGTAACATTAGGTTAATCGGAGAGCTCTATAAGAAAAAGATGTTGACAGAAAAAATAATGCACGCAtgtataaagaaattattaggTCAGTATCAAAATCCAGACGAGGAAGATATTGAATGCTTATGCAAATTAATGAGTACGATCGGCGAAATGATCGACCATCAAAAGGCAAAGGAGCATATAGATGCGTATTTCGACATGATGGGGAATTTATCGAACAACATGAAATTATCCTCACGTGTCAGGTTCATGCTCAAGGATTCAATTGATTTGAGAAAGAACAAGTGGCAAGAGAGGAGGAAAGTCGAAGGACCGAAAAAGATCGACGAAGTTCACAGGGATGCTGCCCAAGAACGACAGGTTCAAGCTAGTAGGTTATCCTCCCGTGGTCCAAACATAAACCCTAATTCTGTCAGAGCTCGTCAGACAACAGATTTTGGACAAAGAGGACAACCGCCTCCGATGATGTCTCCAAACAATCAAATGGGTGGTTTTCGTGGCCCCCCACAGCGGGGTTATGTAAATCTAGACATTCGTAGAGACGAAAGACAACAATATGAGAATAGGACTTTAACGACATTACCTCAGAGGCCTATGGGTGAAAACTCAATCACCCTTGGCCCTCAAGGTGGACTTGCTAGGGGTATGGCTTCTAGTAGAGGACAGAACAACATTCCTTCAACAGATATGCCAAATGTTGGAGGTGGTGGTGGCGGTCATAGAAGGGTAGTTGGTGGTGATCTTAATGGTTATAACCACCCCACTCAAGACAGGATTCATGTTCCGACTTATGATCAAAATATTAATCATGGTGGTAATAGAGACTTTTTGGGTATGGACCGTGGTGCTACTAGACCTTTGCAAGAACATGGTCAGGGTTCAAGTTCGTTGCCAAATGTTCATTCTGAAAAACGTTTGCAAGATATGTCTATAGCTGCTATCAAAGAATTCTACAG TGCCAAAGATCTGAATGAAGTTGTCCAATGTATAAAAGACCTTAATGCCCCAAGCTTCcatccaaatatgatatcaattTGGGTCACAGATTCATTTGAGAGAAAGGATGGAGAAAGGGATCTTTTATCTAAACTAATCATCGATCTCGCAAGACTTCAAGAAAGGGTTTTAATTCAAGAAGATCTCCTTaatgg ATTCGACGAAGTTCTGTTATCCTTAGAAGAATCTGTAAACGACGCACCTAAAGCAGCAGAATTCCTGGGACGACTTATGGGCAAAATGgtaattgaaaatttggttTCGCTCTCGGATATGGGGCAGTTGGTTTTAAAAGGCGGGGAAGTGCCCGGTCGGTTGGTTGAAATCGGGCTTGCTGCAGAAGTGGTTGCGACTGTTATGGAGACGATTGATTCTTTGAAAGGTGAAGCTGTACTGAACGATATTCGAACAAGGTCTAATCTGAAGCTGGAGAATTTTCTATCAAGAGACCCAAAAAAATCACACAGATTAAACAAgtttatttag